A stretch of Spirosoma oryzicola DNA encodes these proteins:
- the thrC gene encoding threonine synthase has translation MRFYSTNSPQNTVSAEQALFHSMPADKGLYMPTPLPVLGTDFFEKIADQSLADIGFEISKALFGDEISKANLETITHSALHFDTPVVELEPGQTGVLELFHGPSLAFKDVGARYMAALMSYYSARNVKEVNILVATSGDTGGAVAMGFHNVPGVRVSILYPTGRVSELQEKQLTTLGGNIQAFEVDGSFDDCQAIVKQAFVDPELNAHLSLSSANSINIFRLIPQGFYYVRAYGQVRHHGKPVVFSTPSGNFGNLSAGAMVQQMGLPVAHFVAATNLNQVVPSYLKTGVYSPKASVATISNAMDVGSPSNFVRLAHLYGDSYDRFKENVSGYFYDDDQTRAAMQQIYSQYGYVTCPHTAIGILGLQAYLSDSKHDYVGVALATAHPSKFKPLVEEVLRQPVEVPERLANLADRLKQSIQIPAQFEAFKDSFLQTVS, from the coding sequence ATGCGTTTCTATAGCACAAATAGTCCTCAAAACACCGTTTCTGCTGAGCAAGCCCTTTTCCACAGTATGCCTGCCGATAAGGGTCTATATATGCCTACTCCTTTGCCGGTATTAGGGACTGATTTTTTTGAGAAAATCGCTGATCAATCGCTCGCTGATATCGGTTTTGAAATCAGTAAGGCTTTGTTTGGTGATGAAATTAGTAAGGCGAATCTGGAAACTATAACCCATAGCGCTTTACACTTCGACACGCCAGTCGTTGAGTTAGAGCCAGGACAAACCGGCGTTCTGGAGTTGTTTCATGGTCCTTCTTTGGCTTTCAAAGACGTTGGAGCCCGTTATATGGCGGCATTGATGTCTTACTATTCTGCTCGTAATGTCAAAGAGGTAAACATTCTGGTGGCTACATCGGGCGATACGGGTGGCGCAGTGGCTATGGGTTTCCATAACGTTCCCGGTGTTCGCGTTTCTATTTTATACCCTACCGGTCGTGTCAGCGAACTACAGGAAAAGCAGTTGACTACACTTGGTGGTAACATTCAGGCTTTTGAGGTAGATGGTTCCTTCGATGATTGTCAGGCTATCGTTAAGCAAGCCTTTGTCGATCCAGAGCTAAACGCACACTTGTCATTATCATCGGCGAACTCAATCAACATTTTCCGATTGATTCCACAGGGCTTTTACTACGTTCGTGCTTACGGTCAGGTACGTCATCACGGAAAGCCGGTTGTGTTTTCGACACCGAGCGGCAACTTTGGGAATTTGAGCGCTGGTGCGATGGTTCAACAGATGGGATTACCAGTAGCCCATTTTGTGGCAGCTACCAACTTAAATCAGGTGGTACCTTCCTACCTGAAAACAGGAGTCTACTCACCCAAAGCGTCTGTTGCTACCATTTCAAACGCCATGGATGTTGGTAGCCCAAGCAATTTCGTTCGTCTGGCTCATCTGTATGGTGATTCCTATGATCGCTTTAAAGAGAATGTCTCTGGCTATTTTTATGACGACGATCAGACACGGGCAGCAATGCAACAGATCTATAGTCAATATGGCTACGTAACTTGTCCACATACCGCTATTGGCATACTGGGTTTACAAGCTTATTTGAGCGATAGTAAGCATGATTACGTGGGAGTAGCTTTAGCCACGGCTCACCCATCAAAGTTTAAGCCTTTAGTCGAAGAAGTGCTTCGGCAACCGGTTGAGGTTCCTGAGCGACTGGCCAATTTAGCGGACCGGCTCAAACAGAGTATTCAAATACCAGCCCAGTTCGAAGCGTTCAAAGACTCGTTCTTGCAGACTGTCTCCTAA
- the pruA gene encoding L-glutamate gamma-semialdehyde dehydrogenase, whose protein sequence is MSFGFFNVPAPLNEPVKEYRPGSPERQALKQAIQDFRSTETDIPMYIGGEEIRTERKLRVAPPHDHQHTLGYFYEGDAQHVKQAIEAALTAKEKWANLAWEHRVSIFLKAADLIAGPYRARINAATMLGQSKNAFQAEIDSACELIDFLRFNVHFATDIYRQQPNSSPGVWNQLEYRPLEGFVFALTPFNFTAIAGNLPTSAAMMGNTVVWKPAYTQVLAAKVIMEVLKEAGLPEGVINLIYVDGPVAGDIIFNHPDFAGIHFTGSTGVFQAIWSTIGTNIHKYKSYPRIVGETGGKDFVLVHESADSDEVATGLVRGAFEYQGQKCSAASRAYIPSTLWPAVEVKVKQFLNEIEMGGVEDFTNFINAVIDERSFKKITAYIDEAKQNDQIQIIAGGNYDGSKGYFIEPTVLRVSDPKYRTMCEEIFGPVLSIYVYEPTEFDAVLQLIDTTSPYALTGSIFAKDKYVVEHVAKALQNAAGNFYINDKPTGAVVGQQPFGGARASGTNDKAGSALNLYRWVSARTIKETFVSPKHFAYPFLQAE, encoded by the coding sequence ATGTCTTTTGGATTTTTCAACGTTCCAGCTCCATTGAATGAGCCCGTTAAAGAGTATCGGCCCGGTTCACCGGAACGTCAGGCTTTAAAGCAGGCTATACAGGATTTTCGCTCAACAGAAACGGACATACCGATGTACATAGGTGGTGAGGAAATCCGGACTGAACGTAAACTTCGTGTGGCTCCTCCTCACGACCATCAGCATACCCTTGGCTACTTTTACGAAGGGGACGCGCAGCATGTCAAACAAGCCATTGAGGCAGCTCTAACGGCTAAAGAAAAATGGGCCAACCTAGCGTGGGAGCACCGGGTAAGTATTTTTTTAAAAGCCGCTGATCTTATTGCTGGTCCTTATCGGGCACGAATCAATGCGGCTACGATGCTGGGTCAGTCGAAAAACGCTTTTCAGGCCGAAATCGATTCCGCCTGCGAGCTGATCGATTTCCTGCGCTTCAATGTGCATTTTGCAACGGACATCTACCGGCAGCAGCCAAACTCATCTCCTGGCGTGTGGAACCAGCTGGAGTACCGGCCGCTGGAAGGATTTGTCTTTGCGTTGACTCCGTTCAATTTTACGGCCATTGCTGGAAACTTGCCGACGTCCGCAGCGATGATGGGGAATACAGTTGTATGGAAGCCAGCCTACACGCAAGTATTGGCCGCCAAAGTAATTATGGAAGTCCTGAAAGAAGCGGGCTTACCTGAGGGGGTAATCAATCTGATTTACGTGGACGGTCCTGTCGCTGGGGATATCATTTTCAATCATCCCGATTTTGCCGGTATTCACTTTACAGGAAGCACAGGGGTATTCCAAGCCATCTGGTCTACAATCGGAACGAATATCCATAAGTACAAATCGTATCCGCGTATAGTTGGCGAAACGGGCGGAAAAGACTTTGTACTTGTCCATGAGTCGGCAGATAGCGACGAAGTAGCCACTGGTTTGGTGCGTGGTGCGTTTGAATACCAAGGGCAAAAATGCTCCGCAGCTTCACGAGCCTACATTCCATCGACACTTTGGCCGGCGGTTGAAGTCAAGGTCAAGCAGTTCTTAAATGAAATAGAGATGGGTGGAGTGGAGGACTTCACTAACTTTATTAATGCTGTCATTGACGAACGTTCGTTTAAGAAAATTACAGCCTACATTGATGAAGCGAAACAGAATGACCAGATACAGATAATAGCAGGCGGAAATTACGACGGTTCAAAAGGTTACTTCATCGAGCCAACAGTTCTTCGGGTAAGCGATCCTAAATATAGAACTATGTGTGAAGAGATCTTTGGTCCTGTACTATCTATATATGTTTACGAGCCTACAGAGTTCGATGCTGTACTTCAGCTTATAGATACTACATCGCCTTATGCGCTGACAGGGTCTATTTTTGCCAAGGATAAATACGTTGTAGAACACGTAGCGAAAGCCCTGCAAAATGCTGCTGGAAATTTTTATATCAATGATAAACCAACCGGAGCAGTAGTGGGACAGCAACCCTTTGGTGGAGCACGCGCATCAGGTACAAATGATAAAGCTGGATCAGCGTTGAACCTATACCGCTGGGTATCAGCCCGTACGATCAAGGAAACGTTTGTTTCACCGAAGCATTTTGCCTACCCATTCCTGCAAGCTGAATAA
- a CDS encoding UDP-N-acetylmuramate--L-alanine ligase yields the protein MPKAIHFISIGGSAMHNLALALQQQGFTITGSDDEIYDPSRTRLQQHSLLPATAGWFPEKIHTGLDAVIIGMHARRDNPELVRAQELGLSIYSYPEFLYQQCQQKQRVVIAGSHGKTTITAMILHSLAFHNRAFDYLVGEQIEGFETMAKLTPEAPVIIIEGDEYASSPIDPRPKFLHYQPHIALINGIAWDHVNIYPSWESYVDQFELLAEAMPKAGILIFDESDNMLDVIGQKERTDITKIPYQAHLSEVRNGQTYLITKQGTKIPVSFFGEHNMKNVTGAMTVCDRIGITEDQFYAAIQTFKPVALRLQKIAETSVPNSVNRISFHDFAHSPAKVEASTEAVKHQYPNQRLLAIVELHTVSSLSKTFLDEYKGTVDAADQVVVYFNADTQAYLNSASPIRPEDVINAFGHTNLKVFTELEALKEYVLAQVSTVDILLFMSSGVFDGLDIKAISEKLIQAS from the coding sequence ATGCCCAAGGCTATCCATTTCATCTCAATTGGTGGTAGTGCAATGCACAATCTCGCTTTAGCGCTCCAGCAACAAGGTTTTACAATTACTGGCTCCGACGATGAAATCTATGACCCGTCTAGAACCCGACTACAGCAGCATAGTCTTCTACCGGCTACGGCTGGCTGGTTTCCGGAAAAAATTCACACGGGCTTAGACGCGGTCATCATTGGTATGCACGCTCGTCGGGATAATCCGGAATTAGTCAGGGCGCAGGAATTAGGTTTGTCGATTTATTCCTATCCGGAATTTCTTTACCAGCAATGTCAGCAGAAACAACGCGTGGTTATCGCTGGAAGTCATGGTAAGACGACCATCACTGCTATGATTTTGCATTCCTTGGCGTTTCATAATCGAGCTTTTGACTATCTGGTAGGTGAGCAGATCGAAGGTTTCGAGACTATGGCTAAGCTTACACCAGAGGCACCTGTCATTATTATTGAAGGGGATGAGTATGCTTCTTCGCCAATCGATCCACGTCCTAAGTTTTTGCATTATCAACCGCATATCGCCCTGATTAATGGAATAGCCTGGGATCATGTAAATATTTACCCTTCCTGGGAATCGTACGTCGACCAATTTGAATTGCTGGCTGAAGCAATGCCTAAAGCAGGTATCTTGATTTTTGATGAATCAGATAATATGCTCGATGTAATTGGACAGAAAGAACGAACCGACATTACAAAAATACCCTATCAGGCCCATCTTAGCGAAGTAAGGAATGGCCAAACCTATTTGATTACCAAACAAGGAACAAAAATACCGGTCTCCTTCTTTGGCGAGCACAACATGAAGAATGTTACTGGTGCGATGACTGTTTGTGATCGTATTGGCATTACAGAGGATCAATTCTACGCAGCAATTCAAACGTTTAAGCCAGTAGCTTTACGACTACAAAAAATAGCCGAAACCTCGGTACCTAATTCAGTCAACAGAATCAGTTTTCACGACTTTGCTCATTCACCAGCCAAGGTTGAAGCGTCAACAGAAGCAGTTAAGCATCAGTACCCAAATCAACGCTTGTTGGCTATTGTAGAACTTCATACGGTAAGCAGCTTAAGCAAAACCTTTCTAGATGAATACAAAGGTACAGTAGATGCCGCCGACCAAGTTGTTGTCTACTTCAACGCCGACACGCAGGCTTACTTAAATTCGGCTAGTCCTATACGTCCAGAGGATGTTATAAACGCCTTCGGACATACAAACTTAAAAGTCTTTACAGAACTCGAAGCTTTAAAAGAATACGTGTTAGCTCAAGTCAGCACAGTTGATATTCTTTTGTTTATGAGTTCAGGTGTGTTCGACGGATTGGATATAAAGGCGATCAGCGAAAAGTTAATACAAGCCTCATAA
- a CDS encoding arginine decarboxylase — protein MKTYYDLIDQTFEFPTREFNVENNELMFNNVPLMDIIKQYGTPLKLTYLPKITEHIEHAKLLFRNAMKRYNYKGSYTYCYCTKSSHFRFVLEEALKNNIHLESSSAYDIPIIRELYKMGKVSKSTYIICNGYKRPLYTQYISELINDGFNCVPVLDNLKEIEAYENSITADSVNFGIRIATDEEPNFAFYTSRLGIRYSDVNELYRSKIQPNEKFKLKMLHFFINTGIKDSAYYWSELSRFMYKYCELRKVCPDLDSIDIGGGMPIQTSFQFTYDYQAMIDQIVESIQWICNKNNVPVPHIFTEFGSYTVGESGAVIYKVIDQKLQNDKELWYMIDGSFITQLPDSWGLGQKYIMLSVNNWDNPYQKVNLGGLTCDSHDFYNTEAHSADLYLPIFNQDSEDQYIGLFHTGAYQESLGGYGGIQHCLIPAPQHVIIDKDEEGNLRSRLFAPEQNSEVMLKILGYGGAEPGMTELEATEAAEEREVEAELLKEDNL, from the coding sequence ATGAAGACTTATTATGACCTGATCGACCAGACATTTGAGTTTCCGACGCGGGAATTCAATGTTGAGAATAATGAATTGATGTTCAACAATGTACCATTGATGGACATTATCAAACAGTATGGAACGCCCCTCAAATTAACGTATTTGCCGAAAATCACCGAGCATATCGAACACGCTAAGTTGCTGTTCAGAAATGCCATGAAGCGGTATAATTACAAAGGGAGCTATACCTACTGCTACTGTACGAAGTCATCCCATTTTCGGTTTGTGCTCGAGGAAGCACTGAAAAATAATATCCATCTCGAATCCTCATCTGCTTATGATATTCCTATTATTCGGGAATTGTATAAGATGGGTAAGGTTTCGAAAAGTACATACATCATTTGCAACGGCTATAAACGGCCTTTGTATACTCAGTATATTAGTGAACTGATCAATGATGGGTTCAACTGTGTGCCTGTTCTCGACAATCTAAAAGAGATCGAGGCTTACGAAAACTCGATAACGGCAGATAGCGTCAATTTTGGCATCCGGATCGCTACGGACGAAGAGCCAAATTTTGCGTTCTACACATCCCGTCTGGGCATCCGATACAGCGATGTCAACGAGTTGTATCGCAGTAAAATTCAGCCGAACGAGAAGTTCAAGCTCAAGATGCTGCACTTCTTTATCAATACAGGTATTAAAGATAGTGCCTACTATTGGAGTGAGCTGAGCCGGTTTATGTACAAATACTGTGAACTACGGAAGGTGTGCCCTGATCTCGATTCGATTGATATCGGCGGTGGAATGCCTATCCAAACGTCGTTCCAGTTCACATATGATTACCAGGCCATGATCGACCAGATTGTGGAGAGCATTCAGTGGATTTGTAACAAAAATAACGTACCAGTCCCCCATATCTTCACGGAATTTGGCTCGTATACGGTAGGCGAAAGCGGAGCGGTGATTTATAAAGTCATCGACCAGAAGCTACAGAACGACAAAGAGCTGTGGTACATGATCGATGGCTCGTTTATTACGCAGCTTCCTGACTCGTGGGGACTCGGACAGAAGTATATCATGCTGTCGGTGAATAACTGGGACAATCCGTACCAGAAAGTAAACCTGGGCGGTTTGACCTGCGATTCGCACGACTTTTATAATACCGAAGCGCATAGTGCCGATCTGTACTTACCTATCTTTAATCAGGATTCGGAAGATCAGTACATTGGTTTGTTCCACACCGGAGCATATCAGGAGTCGTTGGGAGGTTATGGTGGAATTCAGCACTGCCTGATTCCTGCCCCGCAGCATGTAATCATTGATAAAGATGAAGAAGGTAACCTGCGGTCCCGCTTGTTTGCCCCTGAACAGAATAGCGAAGTGATGCTGAAAATTCTGGGTTATGGCGGAGCAGAGCCGGGTATGACCGAGCTGGAAGCAACCGAGGCCGCCGAAGAGCGGGAAGTAGAAGCCGAGCTGCTGAAAGAAGATAACCTGTAG
- a CDS encoding D-glycero-alpha-D-manno-heptose-1,7-bisphosphate 7-phosphatase, producing the protein MNKCVFLDRDGVLNEDRTDYVYRVEDFIIPDGVPEALRSLKDAGYLLIVITNQAGIAKGLYTRDDVMACYNYLQEQCGQLIDDIYYCPHHPNYDSESLTRKPGSLLLEKAMAKYNIIPDESWMIGDALRDMQAGKRVGVRTVRIAHEPDQSPECDGSATNLLEASRFVLGLA; encoded by the coding sequence ATGAATAAGTGTGTTTTTCTGGACAGAGACGGCGTTCTAAATGAAGACCGGACTGACTACGTTTATCGTGTTGAGGATTTTATCATACCCGATGGCGTACCAGAAGCACTGCGCTCATTGAAAGATGCAGGTTACCTACTTATTGTAATTACAAACCAGGCAGGCATTGCGAAAGGGCTTTATACCCGTGATGATGTCATGGCCTGTTATAATTACTTGCAGGAGCAGTGCGGCCAGCTTATCGATGATATCTATTATTGTCCTCATCACCCAAATTACGACTCGGAATCGTTGACACGGAAGCCAGGCTCACTCTTGCTTGAAAAGGCCATGGCCAAGTACAATATCATTCCTGATGAGTCATGGATGATTGGTGATGCTTTACGGGACATGCAGGCTGGTAAACGGGTAGGTGTTCGTACCGTCCGCATCGCTCACGAACCAGATCAATCGCCGGAATGCGACGGTAGTGCGACTAATCTGCTTGAAGCATCCCGATTTGTGTTGGGTCTTGCCTAA
- a CDS encoding valine--tRNA ligase gives MISKTYTPQDIEEKWYQYWLDNQLFKSTPDEREPYTIVIPPPNVTGVLHMGHMLNNTIQDVLIRKARMEGKNACWVPGTDHASIATEAKVVAMLKERGINKHDLTREQFLEYAWEWTHKYGGIILKQLRKLGASCDWDRTRFTMEPALYESVIDTFVDLYNKGKIYRGVRMVNWDPQGLTAVSDEEVVTKEVQQKLVYIRYDIAGSVGQDSITIATVRPETIMADAAIAVNPNDERYKHLHGKKAIIPLINREIPIITDEYVTMDFGTGGLKVTPAHDPNDYTLGIKHNLPTLDILNDDGTLNEKAQILVGQDRFAARKAIIKLLDESGNLVKAEEYKSNVGFSERTNAVIEPKLSLQWFLKMDELSKPAFENVMNDTVQLHPSKFKNMYRSWMENPHDWCISRQLWWGQRIPAFYMQDGTVIVARNKHEALEKVQHEKLLFAMTEADLTQDEDVLDTWFSSWLWPMSVFKPSGNPDDPKAGPQDLDYYYPTNTLVTGFDIIFFWVARMIIAGYEYKSEQPFKDVYFTGMVRDKLGRKMSKQLGNSPDPLDLIEKYGADGVRTGMLFSSAAGNDLLFDEKLVEQGRNFSNKIWNAFRLVKGWTVTDQVNQATTNSNNLAIRWFESKLSLTLTEIEDHFSKFRISDALQAIYKLIWDDFCSQYLELIKPGFEQPIDRVTYDSTINFFERLMALAHPFMPFITEEIWQEIRERQTGDSICVAPFPKAATADNQILADFDTLFDVITNIRNIRNAKQISPKTELPVSIKTVTPERFQTLEPLIQKMANVSTISYVNEKAAGLSFLIKGDEFFVDIAGEIDVEQEVAATRKELEYNVGFRESTLKKLSNERFVANAKLDVVERERQKLADAEAKIQALEQRLQDLGA, from the coding sequence CCGCATGGAGGGTAAAAATGCCTGCTGGGTACCCGGTACCGACCACGCGAGTATTGCTACCGAGGCTAAAGTGGTGGCTATGCTCAAGGAGCGAGGCATTAACAAGCATGATCTCACCCGCGAGCAATTTCTGGAATACGCCTGGGAATGGACGCACAAATACGGCGGCATCATTCTTAAGCAACTCCGAAAACTTGGTGCTTCCTGCGACTGGGACCGTACGCGCTTTACGATGGAACCAGCGCTTTATGAGTCAGTTATCGACACATTTGTTGACCTCTACAACAAAGGAAAAATCTACCGGGGTGTCCGGATGGTCAACTGGGACCCACAGGGATTGACCGCCGTTTCGGATGAAGAAGTTGTCACCAAAGAAGTTCAGCAGAAGCTGGTTTACATTCGGTACGACATAGCCGGAAGCGTAGGGCAGGATTCGATCACCATTGCTACGGTTCGTCCCGAAACGATCATGGCTGATGCAGCGATCGCGGTCAATCCGAACGACGAACGCTATAAGCACCTGCACGGTAAGAAAGCAATCATTCCGCTTATCAATCGCGAGATTCCAATTATCACGGATGAGTACGTCACGATGGATTTTGGCACGGGTGGCTTAAAAGTTACGCCCGCTCATGACCCAAATGACTATACGTTGGGTATCAAGCACAACCTGCCAACGCTCGACATTCTGAACGATGACGGAACACTGAACGAGAAAGCACAGATTTTGGTTGGTCAGGACCGTTTTGCGGCTCGGAAAGCAATTATCAAGCTACTCGACGAATCGGGGAACCTGGTAAAAGCCGAGGAGTATAAATCGAACGTTGGTTTTTCGGAACGCACGAATGCCGTCATTGAGCCAAAGCTGTCGTTGCAGTGGTTCCTGAAGATGGACGAGTTGTCGAAGCCTGCGTTCGAAAACGTGATGAACGACACCGTTCAGCTTCATCCGTCGAAGTTCAAGAATATGTACCGTTCCTGGATGGAAAACCCACACGACTGGTGTATTAGCCGCCAATTGTGGTGGGGGCAGCGGATTCCGGCCTTTTACATGCAGGACGGCACCGTAATCGTTGCCCGAAACAAACACGAGGCTCTGGAAAAAGTACAGCACGAGAAATTGCTGTTCGCCATGACCGAGGCCGATCTGACACAGGATGAAGACGTGTTGGACACCTGGTTCTCGTCGTGGCTCTGGCCGATGTCGGTTTTCAAGCCGTCGGGCAATCCGGATGATCCTAAAGCTGGACCGCAGGATCTGGATTACTATTACCCAACCAACACGCTTGTTACGGGTTTTGACATTATCTTCTTCTGGGTAGCCCGGATGATTATTGCGGGTTACGAATACAAAAGTGAGCAGCCTTTCAAGGACGTTTACTTTACAGGTATGGTTCGGGATAAGCTGGGCCGGAAAATGTCGAAACAACTCGGTAACTCACCCGACCCGCTTGACCTTATCGAAAAGTATGGGGCTGATGGAGTCCGGACTGGAATGCTGTTCAGTTCAGCGGCTGGGAATGATTTGCTGTTCGACGAAAAACTGGTGGAGCAGGGCCGGAATTTCAGCAACAAGATCTGGAATGCTTTCCGATTGGTTAAAGGCTGGACGGTGACTGACCAAGTAAATCAGGCTACTACGAACAGCAATAACTTAGCTATCCGTTGGTTTGAGTCAAAATTGAGTTTGACACTTACCGAAATTGAAGATCATTTCAGCAAATTCCGGATCTCGGACGCGTTGCAGGCTATCTACAAGCTTATCTGGGATGATTTCTGTTCGCAGTACCTGGAGTTGATCAAGCCAGGTTTTGAGCAACCAATTGACCGCGTCACGTACGATTCCACGATTAATTTCTTTGAACGGTTGATGGCTTTAGCTCATCCATTTATGCCGTTCATTACCGAAGAAATCTGGCAGGAGATTCGTGAACGGCAGACTGGCGATAGCATTTGCGTTGCTCCTTTTCCGAAAGCAGCGACGGCTGACAACCAGATTCTGGCTGATTTTGACACGTTGTTTGACGTAATCACAAACATCCGGAATATTCGCAACGCCAAGCAGATTTCGCCTAAGACCGAATTACCCGTATCGATCAAGACGGTAACGCCCGAACGCTTCCAGACGCTTGAGCCGCTGATACAGAAAATGGCCAACGTTTCGACGATTAGCTACGTCAACGAGAAAGCAGCTGGTTTGTCATTCCTGATCAAAGGCGATGAGTTTTTTGTCGATATCGCTGGCGAAATTGACGTTGAACAGGAGGTTGCTGCTACGCGCAAAGAGTTGGAGTATAACGTTGGCTTCCGGGAATCGACGCTTAAAAAGCTTTCGAACGAACGGTTTGTTGCTAATGCTAAGCTTGACGTCGTTGAACGGGAGCGGCAAAAGCTTGCTGATGCCGAAGCCAAAATTCAAGCGTTAGAGCAACGCCTTCAGGACTTAGGTGCCTGA